The DNA segment AGCAATTAATATAGTACATCAATAAAAATATGGCCATATTTGATCCCTATTACACACCACGTCGCTGGTCAACAGCAGCCCCTGCTGGCGGAGCTCAGAACTGCAGTCTGCTTACTGAGGGGTACAGAGTTTATTGCATAACGGCAAGAAACGCTTCGGGGGCGGCGGCGTGTTCACGGGGCCGAACATTCTCAGTGAATTGTCCGAAGATAGTCTCTGGGCTCGGGTTTCAGAAACGCAATACATTGTCGAGAGTAGGCTAACTGCTTCTTACTCATCAGATGGCTGCTGCGGCAACAGAGGGAACGGGGAAAAAATCCCAACAAACAAAACGAAAGCAGAGAATTTCTGACGTATAATAAAATGAAGTCTCCAAAACCTGGCTTAGCAAAACGTAAAGTCTGGATTCGATACTCCTGGACTCTTTAATctcttaaggggggggggggggggtagtatagtggttagggtgttggaCTCCCAGCCGAAAGAGTCGGGGTTGAACCCCCATGTCTGGCAATCTGAcctgtgtccttgagcaagacaatCATACCTGCTCCTCGACCGAATGTACCTTTGATTCAGCCAGTCGCTCTGGATGAACAGCGTCTGCTGAAACGGCTGAAACCTAACATTCTGACGTCCAACTCGGCTCCTACTGTGGTTTGTTCAACGTGCTTCAGTGGCGTCTCCTCCACCACTGAAGCACGTGAAAGGTAAAACATCGTCATGACTGCAGAACGGTAACGTACGCAATAGcccccgacctctgaccccaacaTCTCCAGACGCCCACATCGTTCCTCGACCCCCCTCGCCTCCTCCCACCGAGGCAAACGTCTCGCCGCACATCTCCGAGGCGTCCCGCAGGCGACCAGCGCCGGGACTGACCTCATCGGAGcgtcacaaaaaaacaacaacactgaaATCATAACTGGAGAAGGAACCCGCGCCGTGGGGCTCCGGGGACGCCGAGGTCACCGCTGACCCCCTCAGCCTGTCTGGGACAGAGGGGGCGCGAGCCAGCGACTGGCCAGCGGGTTGTACTGAAGAGTGTGGCGCCACTCCTCAATACTAACTCCTCACACCCTCCTgcccgtccctctgtccctcacaGACCgccgtccgtctgtccctcaCGCACCCCGGTCCCAGGTCCGGGCCGTCTCCCATCAGAACCAATCGTCGATGCAACACTATGAGAAATTAGAACTGTTCCCATGGCGACCGGTTGTCAGGCGAGCTCCTAAGTCACCGCCACAAGCCGGGGGCTTCGGGGGTCGAAGGTCATCCTAACCATCTAGCTGTGAAGCGGGTCTACTGGTGTGACTGGTgttgaaaggttctgggtttgattccaaTGACATCGTCTTGAAGACGCCCCACCCCCTGCTATAAAAAGCCGACTTATCAGTAAATAGTAGCCGGGCGCCATCTTGAATGACATCACGGCCACCCGGCTCCGTCGGCCAATGGGATCGTGGGTTCGGAGGGTGCATGGTGAGCCACACCCCGGCCGAGACACGCCTCTCTACTCTGCCTGGGGGGGTGTTTTCAGCGGTGATGAAACACTTTAACAACACGGTGCGGATGATATGTGACGCGGGAGAGTAAACAAGACTGAACGTGCTGGGAACCAGTTTGCGCTGGTTTTAGCGAAGGCCAAGCGAAGCTTCTGCGTCAGGCTGATGCACGCAGAAGCTGGTCCACCAAGCGCCATGCACAACGCACGTGCTGTTACACACACGGTGGTTCTACGTTCCTCACGGTGGTTTTCCGTTCCTCACGGTGGTTCTACGTTCCTCACTGTGGTTCTCTGTTCTTCGACCATGCAAGCTGCTCAAACGTCGAGAAGCTCCTGCTCTTAAATAGATTTTTTTATACAACATACATCTTTTcaaattatatacatatataggccACCTCtctattaaaaataaaacttcTTCATAGTATTATAAACTACCTGCGTTAGATAAAGAAACTCTTTTTTGCTTTGCTTAGCTATGGCTGTAAGTTCGACAGAAGTGCAGCGTGTGTACATTAGGGGGCGGGGTTAAGAGCTGTCCCTCACAGTGTTTGGGGTTTAAAGGGGTATTACCACAACAGTAGATCTTAAGAATGCTTTTGGGGATTTTTTGGTAGGTTCTAATCTATGGGCTCTTACTTTGAAGGGGACttgacttgggggggggggggggtacagtgcCTGAGAATAAAGCAAGGATTGTTTTAGCAACAACTGCATATGATTGTTTAGATTTATTCCTTAATATGACTCTATAATCCTCCATGGTAACGGGAAAGTATCTTAGAACCAGCAAGGTCCGATAAAAACATTTCTTCTTGAGTCGTTTAAAACTCACTGAGCaacttaaaaatataaatattttttagcAAAAATGGCTTCCTGCCTACAACTATCTCCAAGACTACTTTGGTGGATCCGGACCCCGACCAGAGCTAAAGGACCGAGGGTCTGAAACGTCTGGCCCCCCAGAGGACCGGACCAGGGGGGTGTTCCAAACGGGTTCCACTTGATCCTCTCACACCATCTCCATCATCTCCGTTCTCTTCCTCTCAGCCGCTCGTCCATTCTCACCGcctcatcctctccttctcctctcatcctctctcattctctcctcatcctctccttctcctctcatcctctctcattctctcctcatgctcttcatcctctcctcattctctcctcatgctcctcatcctctcctcatgctcctcatcctctccttctcctctcatcctctctcattctctcctcatgctctctcatcctctcctcatcctctcttcatgctcctcatcctctccttctcctctcatcctctctcattctctcctcatgctcttcatcctcatcttctcttcatgctcctcatcctctccttctcctctcatcctctctcattctctcctcaTGCTCTTCATTCTCTCCTCATCTTCTCTTCatgctcctcatcctctccttctcctctcatcctctctcattctctcctcaTGCTCTTCATTCTCTCCTCATCTTCTCTTCatgctcctcatcctctccttctcctctcatcctctctcattctctccccatgctcttcatcctctcctcatcttctcttcatgctcctcatcctcctcttcctctccaggaTCCGGACGTCTTCATCCTCTCTTCTCCGCAGACATCAGGGTCCAGTAGCAACATTCTGAGGAGCTGAGGGAAGCCAACACCAGGAGTTTCCCCGTTTGGAATGGAAGACTCATGTCCCCACAGTGGTGTCCTGGTCTGTccccagggtgggggtggtggtgtccccagggtgggggtggtggtgtcctGGTCTCAGGGTGGTGTCCTGGTCTGTCCCCagggtgtgggtggtggtgtccccagggtgggggtggtggtgtccccagggtgggggtggtggtgtccccagggtgggggtggtggtgtccccagggtggaggtggttgtgtccccagggtgggggcggtggtgtccccagggtggaggtggttgtgtccccagggtggaggtggttgtgtcCCCAGGGTGGAGGCGGTGATGTCCTGGTCTGGTGCTCGTCTTCTGTTGGGGCGACTCGTCTGGAATCATTATAGCTGAGGACCTCCGCTCTGATTGGCCAGTGGtccgtctctgtgtcggttgtgtAAGCGCTTTAAACGTGTCCCACGCGAGGTCGGTACAAAAAGAAAGTCCTTATAGTGGCTTCACATGGCGACTCTACGAAGCGGTTCGGACGCCGGTGTAGCGTTCTGTTGAGCGTCGTCAGCGCACACGGGGGCGGGTCCAACCACCGCTCCGTTGAGCGACATGACCTGGCATTatcatcagccaatcaggatgCAGCGGTAGCAGGGTGAGCTCTTTGCGATAGCATTTAGCGTGGGGTCGCGGGGTCACGGGGTCACGGGGTCACGGGGTCACATAGAGCAGGCTCATGCCGTTTCTTCACGAGCATGCGGTAACAGGGTAATGCCGGAACTGGAACTGCCATCAGGAGGCTCCGCCCACTCGGCTAGCTCCGCCCAtagccccgccccttcctcgGGACATGGATGGCGCTTTGATTGACAAGACAGGAGAGACGGACGCCTcctcctgattggctgtctcGTCTCTGGCACGGCCCCTTATGACCTCCagaatgtgcgtgtgcgtgtgcacgtgtgtgtgtgtgtgtgtgtgtgtgcataggtgtAGGTTTTGacgtttatgtgtttgtttaagtgtgtgtttgctaatgtgtgtgtgtgttcatgtgtgtgtgtgtgtgtgtgttcatgcgtgtgtgctcTGGGGTCGTCGGGGGTTGGGGGTCGGGGGTCACTTGAGGCGGTCGGTCCTGAAGGAGTCCTCCACGGCCGGGTCGGCCAGCATGAGGTCCCCGTCCAGCAGGTCCAGTCCCAGGTGGTCCAGGGAGAAGGGGTCCATCTCGAAGCCCGGCACGTGGGACAGGGCGCTGGTGATCTCCTTAGACAGGCCCGGAGGGGAAccgcctggaggggggagacagacgggTTCAGAGCCACAGACGGGTTCAGAGCACCAGACGGGTTCAGAGCCACAGACGGGTTCAGAGCCACAGACGGGTTCAGAGCCACAGACGGGTTCAGAGCCACAGACGGGTTCAGAGCCACAGACGGGTTCAGAGCACCAGACGGGTTCAGAGCCACAGACGGGTTCAGAGCCACAGACGGGTTCAGAGCACCAGACGGGTTCAGAGCACCAGACGGGTTCAGAGCCACAGACGGGTTCAGAGCCACAGACGGGTTCAGAGCACCAGACGGGTTCAGAGCCACAGACGGGTTCAGAGCCACAGACGGGTTCAGAGCCACAGACGGGTTCAGAGCCACAGACGGGTTCAGAGCCACAGACGGGTTCAGAGCCACAGACGGGTTCAGAGCCACAGACGGGTTCAGAGCACCAGACGGGTTCAGAGCACCAGAcatgtacagacagacagacagacagacatgtacagacagacagacagacagacagacagacagacagacagacagacagacagacagacagacagacagacagacatgtacagacagacagacagacagacagacagacagacagacagacagacagacggccggccTCACCGGTGAGGATGATGTTGGGCATGGCGTGCGGGGGATCCGGGGGGCCGTAGCCGTGGTTGTGGAGGttgaggagctgctgctgctgggggcccaGCTCCAGGAGGTCCATGGACCCCTGGGGGGACGGGTACTGGCTCCGCTCCCCCAGGGCCCCGTCCACCAGGGACAGACCCTCCCCGGGACCCTCCATACCGAACTGGGGGGGCACAACACACACTGGCACCTGGGACtgggggactgtgtgtgtgtgtgtgtgtgtgtgtgtgtgtgtgtgtgtgtgtgtgtgtgtgtgtgtgtgtgtgtgtgtgtgtgtgtgtgtgtgactttgtaggtgtgtgtgtgtgtgtgtatttgtgtgcttttgtgggtgtgtgtgtgtgtggttgtaggggtgtgtgtgtgtgtgtgtggttgtaggggtgtgtgtgtgtgtgtgtgtgtgtgtgtgtgtgtgtgtgtgtgtgtgtgtgtgtgtgtgtgtgtgtgtgtgtgtgtgtgtttgtgtgcgtgtgcgtgtgcgtgtgtacctgctGGTTGCCCCTCTCGGAGAGCTGGGCACTCAGGTAGGGGTCTTCCAGCAGAGAGTTGAACAGCGAGTCCTACAGAGTACAGAGAGAGTTAAACCAAGTTAAAGAGTTCAACTCAGTTAAATAGAGTCAAACAGAGTATCCTACAGAGTACAGAGAGAGTTAAACCAAGTTAAAAGAGTTCAACTCAGTTAAATAGAGTCAAACAGAGTATCCTACAGAGTACAGAGAGAGTTAAACCAAGTTAAAAGAGTTCAACTCAGTTAAATAGAGTCAAACAGAGTATCCTACAGAGTACAGAGAGAGTTAAACCAAGTTAAAAGAGTTCAACTCAGTTAAATAGAGTCAAACAGAGTATCCTACAGAGTACAGAGAGTTAAACCAAGTAAGAGTTAAACTCAGTTAAATAGAGTCACACAGAGTATCCTACAGAGTACAGAGAGTTAGACAGGGAGCTAGATATAGTTAAACTCAGTTAAACAGGGAGGTAGATAGAGTTTTAAGTTAAAGAGTTCAACTCATTTAAATATAGTTAAATAGAGAGTTAAACTCAGTTAAACAGGGAGGTAGATATCGTTTTAAACTCAGTTAAATAGAGAGTTAAACTCAGTTAAATATAGTTAAATAGAAAGTTAAACTCAGTTAAATAGAGAGTTAAACTCAGTTAAATATAGTTAAACTCAGTTAAATAGAGTTAGACAGATAGTTGGACAGAGACTTAGACACAGTTATACAGCGAGATAGACACAGTCGGACAGACTTAAACTTAGACTAAGACACAGCGTTAGAAACAAGATATTCTgtacatattaatatatatatgaacataAGGTATTGAGAGTTAACATCTTGTTTAGAATAATAGATGACTGTGACAGTGTCAGTATGTATTGATGTTCTCTGATGTGCAGTGACCTCACCTGCACCAGGTCTGAGTTATGACTCAGTgggtttaacccccccccccccccccccccccccccccccccccccatgcgcaGAAAGCACAACTCTTCCTCTTCTACCTTTCCGGTGCCAAGAATAGAGGAGCCGTTTCTGTGTAATTCTGCAGAAACATTTTGGGGGCTTTCCAAAGGTTAGTGAAACAGCCCTATTTCTGCTGACTTCCTGTTAGTCTCGTGGGCGTATGATCCACCTCATCTCTGGTCTAGCTCACCTGGTTACTTTACCTCCTCTGTAGTTGGCCACCTGATTTATCTTAGCAAGACCGGGTCCTTATCTCTTATCCGTCTATATGTTTGTAACTAGGTCTATAtaggtctgtatgtgtgtacataggtctgtatgtgtgtatctaggTCTATCtaggtctgtatgtgtgtatttaggtCTATATAGGTCTGTATGAGTGTATCTAGGTCTATATAGGTCTATACGTGTGTATCTAGGTCTATACGTGTGTATCTAGGTCTATACGTGTGTATCTAGGTCTATACGTGTGTATCTAGGTCTATACGTGTGTATCTAGGTCTATACGTGTGTATCTAGGTCTATATAGGTCTGTACGTGTGTATCTAGCTCTATACATATGTATCTAGGTCTGTACGTGTGTATCTAGGTCTGTACGTGTGTATCTAGGTCTATACGTGTGTATCTAGGTCTATATAGGTCTATACGTGTGTATCTaggtctatatgtgtgtatctagGTCTATATAGGTCTATACGTGTGTATCTAGGTCTGTACGTGTGTATCTAGGTCTATACCTGTGTATCTAGGTCTATACCTGTGTATCTAGGTCTATACCTGTGTATCTATGTCTATACCTGTGTATCTAGGTCTATACGTGTGTATCTAGGTCTATATAGGTCTATACGTGTGTATCTaggtctatatgtgtgtatctagGTCTATATAGGTCTATACCTGTGTATCTaggtctatatgtgtgtatctagGTCTATATAGGTCTATACGTGTGTATCTaggtctatatgtgtgtatctagGTCTATATAGGTCTATACCTGTGTATCTaggtctatatgtgtgtatctagGTCTATATAGGTCTATACGTGTGTATCTaggtctatatgtgtgtatctagGTCTATATAGGTCTATACGTGTGTATCTAGGTCTATACGTGTGTATCTAGGTCTATATAGGTCTATACGTGTGTATCTAGGTCTATACGTGTGTATCTAGGTCTGCATGCGTGTCCTAGCAGCTGGTTCTGTCAGTGCGTACGTTGTAGAGTCCCAGCTCGGAGGCGATGGAGTGGttgagctgctgcagctgcatCAGCCCGCTGGCTCTCTGGGGGTCCGAGTGGCCCCCGAGAGACTGCTCACACTGCTCCTGCTGGGTCTCGCTCTTTATCAGCGGGGTGCTGGGGGCGTCCAGGGGCCCGCTGGCCGGTCTCTGCTGCTAGAGGAGGGACGGGGACCCGAGGGTGAGTATTAGGCCATCAAATACCCAACTGAGAGCTAGCAAAACAAGACTCGTGCACTTCTGCGGATTAGAGTTTCAATAGTACACCGCTACAAGTATTACGTTACTATTTTAGGAAGCATTTTGCTGACGGGCCGCCCGGACACTTTGACTGTTTAAGACGGTTCAATCTAGACCACGGACTGTGGTCGGTCTCGGCCTCCCTTGCAGGTCGCCGTGGTAACGTAAGGGAACCAGCTTACCGTTCTTAAGTGCTGCTGGATCTGGATCTGCGCGTTTCGCAGGTTCTGGAGCTGaaggttctgctgctgctgctgttgttgatgttgttgttgctgctgatcctgttgttgttgttgttgctgctgctgctgctgatgatgttgctgctgctgctgctgctgctgctgttggtgttgttgttgttgttgttgttgttgttgttgttgttgttgttgctgctgttgctgctgttgctgttgttgttgttgctgctgatactggtgttggtggtggaggtgcgcGGGGGAGGAGTTGGGCCGGTTCTGCTGCTGGAGCCGGTGCATCTGGGTGAGGTGGGGGTTCTGCtgacccagggaggaggaggaggaggggggaggctgctgctgctggctgctggGGGGGACACAGCCGCCCTGGTtctgctgggggtggtggttctgctgggggtggtggttctGTTGGGCGTGGTGGTTCTGTTGGGCGTGGTGGTTCTGGTGGAGCTGCTGGTTGAAGGGGTAGGGGGGTAGCCGTTGGTCCAGGGGCAGCTTGCTGGTGTCCAGAGGGActccctgggggaggggaggggaggggaggggaggggaggggaggggagggggaggttaaACAAGGCAGCCGGAGTNNNNNNNNNNNNNNNNNNNNNNNNNNNNNNNNNNNNNNNNNNNNNNNNNNNNNNNNNNNNNNNNNNNNNNNNNNNNNNNNNNNNNNNNNNNNNNNNNNNNTTGCAGAGCTTCAGTATGAGACTGCTCGCTTCAGACCCGGCTCATTTCTGTCCAATCAGAGCCTCTGTTCCCGGACTGGTTCAGGGAgttgcctgtcaatcaaactcACTGACATGGCGTAGCATAGCCCGGCCACAGCTGCTGGGTTCTCACACTTCTCTTAAGTGTTTGTGCTCTCTCCCATTACAGCTCTCAACATACAGCAtcttacaaataaacacatttcacaTGTCTCGTGGTTGCGGGTTCGAACCCAATGCCCACCGTAGATAGTACTGGACTTTATTAATACAGCTctgttctaaccagtggccactcaaagcgaggaggagccggggatcgaaccagcaaccctcgggttaccagccgacccggttccacctcctgagccacatgtcgCCCTCCTACGGTAGGctcttgagcaaggcgccccacccccccccagcagcagccgtcCCAACAGGTGCTCACTGGTAAGTGCTGGGTCTGTCCCGAGCAGGTCGTCGGGTAGGTGTCGGTAAACAACAGGTTCCCACCCGGTGTTTAGAGGAGAGGGCGGggtctgtctgctcctcctgctccttcacaAACCTCTAAGCCGTCCCTCCCTGCTGGGTTAATCTGATCACCGCGCCTTCCACCGTccagggagacggggaggagggCCGGTCGCCGTGGAGACCGGCCAGCCGCCATCAGGGGTCACTTAATCGGACCTCCGTACTTCCTGGATGACTTTGGAGAACAGTGCCAAGAATAAATTCTTCGAAATAAAACGACATACCGGTGAATTGTTGAACGGCTTCTTGGACGGAGCGTCCCTTTCTGAGTCGACATCGTCTGgagttgtgtttttgttgaacGCTCTGAGGTAAAAGTGAACTATAAACGTGTCTCGTCtcagggtcggggggggggggggggggggggagtcccgGGCACAGACGGGGGTTTTATATCGTCTTCCGACCAGAGGGCATCGTGACCCCATGTCTTTTTATGGGCGTGTTTTTCTTGCGTTTAGAAGTCAAGATGAACGTTCTGTCCCTGATTTCTGGCGCATATATGGCCTTAATACGATATGTATAAGATATGCATGGTACAATTTTCAACTGATATTTATAAAACCTCCCTATGAAGTAACACTTTAATACTTATTTTCCATAATGCATTACAAATGATTACGCTAGGGAATCGGTCTAGAAATGGTTAAATTAAGGTTAAGGACGGTGAGAAACAATGCCTCATGGGAATGACTTTGATTACCACCACATAAATCATTTATAATCCTTAACTCCAATCTATAaggtgtatgcgcgtgtgtgtgtgtgtgtgtgtgtgtgtgtgtgtgtgtgtgtgtgtgtgtgtgtgtgtgtgtgtgtgtgtgtgtgtgtgcgtgcgtgcgtgcgtgcgtgcgtgtgtgtaagtcagtctttgtcagtgtgtgtgtgtgtgtgtgtgtgtgtgtctctgagtgtgcctctgtgtgtgtgtgtgtgtgtgtgt comes from the Gadus chalcogrammus isolate NIFS_2021 chromosome 6, NIFS_Gcha_1.0, whole genome shotgun sequence genome and includes:
- the LOC130384232 gene encoding transcription factor SPT20 homolog, translating into MEDGELDAHQVDIDSDFETQSRPRSCTWPVAPCPEGFPPPGGREVTGGGGGGLPPLLSIKLEPEDVPACRGAGLACGTPGGDLQHPVCSSPVPPPGSEVHPCLAGAACDASGQLRKAKSSRRNAWGNQSYADLITRAIESTAEKRLTLSQIYDWMVRYVPYFKDKGDSNSSAGWKLAPCRPWMASRRPLACLQGVPLDTSKLPLDQRLPPYPFNQQLHQNHHAQQNHHAQQNHHPQQNHHPQQNQGGCVPPSSQQQQPPPSSSSSLGQQNPHLTQMHRLQQQNRPNSSPAHLHHQHQYQQQQQQQQQQQQQQQQQQQQQQQQQQQHQQQQQQQQQQHHQQQQQQQQQQQDQQQQQHQQQQQQQNLQLQNLRNAQIQIQQHLRTQQRPASGPLDAPSTPLIKSETQQEQCEQSLGGHSDPQRASGLMQLQQLNHSIASELGLYNDSLFNSLLEDPYLSAQLSERGNQQFGMEGPGEGLSLVDGALGERSQYPSPQGSMDLLELGPQQQQLLNLHNHGYGPPDPPHAMPNIILTGGSPPGLSKEITSALSHVPGFEMDPFSLDHLGLDLLDGDLMLADPAVEDSFRTDRLK